Genomic segment of Avibacterium volantium:
TAGGGATAAAACCAGCCAACCCAATCACCGCAATTAAAATTAGCCACCAGCTCATTCCTGCTAGAAAAACGACAAAAATTCCAGACGCACTTACCAGAATTGATGTGCCTAAATCGGGTTGAATGGCAACCAATAGGGTAGGCACAATAATGATAAAGAGTGCAATAAAGGTATGTCTTAAGGTTGGCGGAAGCGGATGTTTACCTAAATACACCGCCACCATTAACGGCACGGCAAGTTTGACGATTTCCGAAGGCTGAAAACGGAATAAGCCGAGATCTAACCAACGCTGCGCCCCTTTACTGGTGGTTCCCACCAAATCCACTAAAATCAGCAATATAATGCCAATACCAAATAAATAAGGGGCAATGGACTGATAAAAGCGTGGAGAGAATTGTGCCATAACAAACATCACCACAAAGCCTAGGGTAACTTGAATGATGCGGTTGCGGAACATCACTTCATTGCCACCAGAGGCGCTGTATAGCACGAATAATCCATAGGCGGAAATCATTACAAGACCAAGAAATAGCCAGAAATCAATGTGTAAACGCTGCCACAAGCCGAGCCAGATTTTCCTTTTACTCATTATTCTGTTTCCTCTTGTTGGGGTTGTGCTTCGTTCTGTTTATTTTCCATTTGGTTTACTTGTGGAAGCCGTTGATTAAGATAATAATCCATAATTTTTCTTACCACGGGGCCGGCGTTGCTACCGCCACCGCCTGCATTTTCTAAAATGATAGAAACCACTATTTTCGGGTCTTCATAAGGGGCATAGCCGATAAACCACGCGTGATCGTGCAATTCTTTGCTCAGCGATTTAGCGTTATAGGTTTGGTTTTCTTTTAAGCTGAAAACCTGCGCTGTGCCTGATTTACCAGCAACGTGATAGTTCGTGCCAGCAAAGGCTTTACGCCCTGTCCCGTTGCTCGCATTAATCACGTTATACATACCACGTTTGGCTTGCGCCCAATAACTATCATTGGCTTTAATGTCGGGATATAAAAAAGGATCTTGGTAAGGTTCAAAGAAAGAGCCTTCTACCCCTTTCATTAAGTGCGGTGTATTTACCTTGCCATTATTAATTAAGATGGCTAAGGCTTTTGCCACTTGCAATGGCGTTGCT
This window contains:
- the rodA gene encoding rod shape-determining protein RodA, with protein sequence MSKRKIWLGLWQRLHIDFWLFLGLVMISAYGLFVLYSASGGNEVMFRNRIIQVTLGFVVMFVMAQFSPRFYQSIAPYLFGIGIILLILVDLVGTTSKGAQRWLDLGLFRFQPSEIVKLAVPLMVAVYLGKHPLPPTLRHTFIALFIIIVPTLLVAIQPDLGTSILVSASGIFVVFLAGMSWWLILIAVIGLAGFIPIMWFYLMHDYQRTRVLTLLDPEKDPLGAGYHILQSKIAIGSGGIWGKGWMQGTQSQLEFLPEPHTDFIFAVLSEEHGMVGFAVLMCLYLFVVARGLVIGVEAESAFGRTLVGALTLIFFVYVFVNIGMVSGILPVVGVPLPLMSYGGTSFVTLMAGFGLIMSIHSHKEHFFRGTN